A genomic segment from Anabas testudineus chromosome 6, fAnaTes1.2, whole genome shotgun sequence encodes:
- the cnot2 gene encoding CCR4-NOT transcription complex subunit 2 isoform X1, whose amino-acid sequence MFGARKKFEFVEVVDNDFTDESMYYNQPSMFPHRSDKDMLSSPSPSLSGQLSQLGASLYGPQSALGFSVRGMGNSTPQLNRNLTQGTQLPSHITPTTGVPTMSLHTPPSPSRGTLPMNSRNMLNHSQVGQGIGMSGRTNSMGSSGLGSPNRSSPSIICMPKQQPARQPFTINSMSGFGMNRNQAFGMNNSLSSNIFNGTDGSENVTGLDLSDFPALADRSRREGTGNPTPVLNPLAGRAPYVGMVTKPSTEQTQDFSIHNEDFPALPGPNYKDPTLNNDDSKTNLNSTSKSTSSADGPKFPGDKTASAQNNNQKKGIQVLPDGRVTNIPSGMVTDQFGMIGLLTFIRAAETDPGMVHLALGSDLTTLGLNLNSPENLYPKFASPWASAPCRPQDIDFHVPSEYLTNIHIRDKLAAIKLARYGEDLLFYLYYMNGGDLLQLLAAVELFNRDWRYHKEERVWITRAPGMEPTLKTNTYERGTYYFFDCLNWRKVAKEFHLEYDKLEERPHVPTTFNYNPAQQAF is encoded by the exons ATGTTTGGTGCTAGGAAGAAATTTGAGTTCGTCGAGGTGGTCGATAATGACTTCACTGATGAAAGCATGTACTATAACCAGCCGTCGATGTTCCCACATCGGTCGGACAAAGAT ATGCTGTCCTCTCCTTCACCGTCGCTGTCAGGCCAGTTGTCACAGCTTGGCGCAAGTTTGTATGGTCCACAGa gTGCACTTGGCTTTTCGGTAAGGGGCATGGGGAACAGTACGCCTCAGTTAAACAGAAATCTAACGCAAGGCACACAGCTACCAAGTCATATCACCCCCACGACAGGGGTGCCCACCATGTCCCTCCATACCCCTCCTTCACCAAGCAG GGGGACATTGCCGATGAACTCGAGAAACATGCTGAACCACTCTCAGGTTGGTCAAGGCATTGGGATGAGTGGCAGGACCAATAGTATGGGCAGCTCGGGGCTTGGCAGCCCCAACCGCAGCTCACCCAGTATCATCTGTATGCCCAAACAGCAGCCAGCACGGCAGCCCTTTACCATAAACAG CATGTCAGGATTTGGTATGAATCGTAATCAGGCTTTTGGGATGAACAACTCATTATCCAGCAACATCTTCAATGGAACAG ATGGCAGTGAAAATGTAACAGGACTGGATCTGTCAGACTTCCCAGCTTTAGCAGACAGGAGTCGGAGAGAAGGGACTGGAAACCCAACACCGGTGCTCAACCCACTGGCTGGAAGGGCTCCCTATG TTGGCATGGTGACGAAGCCATCAACTGAACAGACACAGGATTTCTCGATCCATAACGAGGACTTCCCTGCACTGCCTGGCCCGAACTACAAGGACCCCACATTGAACAACGATGACAGCAAAACT aaCTTGAACTCGACAAGTAAGAGCACATCCAGTGCAGATGGGCCAAAGTTTCCCGGAGACAAGACGGCCTCAGCACAGAACAACAACCAGAAGAAAGGGATCCAGGTGTTGCCTGATG GTCGGGTGACGAACATTCCCTCAGGAATGGTGACAGACCAATTTGGCATGATTGGCCTCCTGACATTTATCCGTGCAGCAGAGACTGATCCTGGGATGGTCCATCTGGCACTAGGAAGTGACCTCACAACACTGGGACTCAACCTAAACTCGCCAGA AAACTTGTACCCCAAGTTCGCCTCTCCTTGGGCTTCAGCACCTTGTCGACCTCAAGACATTG ACTTCCATGTTCCATCGGAGTATTTAACCAATATCCACATAAGGGACAAG TTGGCTGCCATTAAACTGGCTCGATATGGTGAAGACCTGTTGTTCTACCTGTACTACATGAATGGTGGAGACCTGCTACAGCTTCTGGCAGCAGTAGAGCT CTTTAACCGGGACTGGAGGTACCACAAAGAGGAACGGGTTTGGATAACAAGGGCGCCTGGCATGGAGCCTACACTGAAGACTAACACCTACGAGAGGGGAACCTACTACTTCTTTGATTGTCTTAACTGGAGGAAAGTAGCCAAG GAGTTTCATCTGGAGTATGACAAGCTGGAGGAGAGGCCTCATGTGCCAACAACGTTTAACTACAACCCAGCCCAGCAGGCCTTCTAA
- the cnot2 gene encoding CCR4-NOT transcription complex subunit 2 isoform X2, with protein sequence MFGARKKFEFVEVVDNDFTDESMYYNQPSMFPHRSDKDMLSSPSPSLSGQLSQLGASLYGPQSALGFSVRGMGNSTPQLNRNLTQGTQLPSHITPTTGVPTMSLHTPPSPSRGTLPMNSRNMLNHSQVGQGIGMSGRTNSMGSSGLGSPNRSSPSIICMPKQQPARQPFTINSMSGFGMNRNQAFGMNNSLSSNIFNGTDFPALADRSRREGTGNPTPVLNPLAGRAPYVGMVTKPSTEQTQDFSIHNEDFPALPGPNYKDPTLNNDDSKTNLNSTSKSTSSADGPKFPGDKTASAQNNNQKKGIQVLPDGRVTNIPSGMVTDQFGMIGLLTFIRAAETDPGMVHLALGSDLTTLGLNLNSPENLYPKFASPWASAPCRPQDIDFHVPSEYLTNIHIRDKLAAIKLARYGEDLLFYLYYMNGGDLLQLLAAVELFNRDWRYHKEERVWITRAPGMEPTLKTNTYERGTYYFFDCLNWRKVAKEFHLEYDKLEERPHVPTTFNYNPAQQAF encoded by the exons ATGTTTGGTGCTAGGAAGAAATTTGAGTTCGTCGAGGTGGTCGATAATGACTTCACTGATGAAAGCATGTACTATAACCAGCCGTCGATGTTCCCACATCGGTCGGACAAAGAT ATGCTGTCCTCTCCTTCACCGTCGCTGTCAGGCCAGTTGTCACAGCTTGGCGCAAGTTTGTATGGTCCACAGa gTGCACTTGGCTTTTCGGTAAGGGGCATGGGGAACAGTACGCCTCAGTTAAACAGAAATCTAACGCAAGGCACACAGCTACCAAGTCATATCACCCCCACGACAGGGGTGCCCACCATGTCCCTCCATACCCCTCCTTCACCAAGCAG GGGGACATTGCCGATGAACTCGAGAAACATGCTGAACCACTCTCAGGTTGGTCAAGGCATTGGGATGAGTGGCAGGACCAATAGTATGGGCAGCTCGGGGCTTGGCAGCCCCAACCGCAGCTCACCCAGTATCATCTGTATGCCCAAACAGCAGCCAGCACGGCAGCCCTTTACCATAAACAG CATGTCAGGATTTGGTATGAATCGTAATCAGGCTTTTGGGATGAACAACTCATTATCCAGCAACATCTTCAATGGAACAG ACTTCCCAGCTTTAGCAGACAGGAGTCGGAGAGAAGGGACTGGAAACCCAACACCGGTGCTCAACCCACTGGCTGGAAGGGCTCCCTATG TTGGCATGGTGACGAAGCCATCAACTGAACAGACACAGGATTTCTCGATCCATAACGAGGACTTCCCTGCACTGCCTGGCCCGAACTACAAGGACCCCACATTGAACAACGATGACAGCAAAACT aaCTTGAACTCGACAAGTAAGAGCACATCCAGTGCAGATGGGCCAAAGTTTCCCGGAGACAAGACGGCCTCAGCACAGAACAACAACCAGAAGAAAGGGATCCAGGTGTTGCCTGATG GTCGGGTGACGAACATTCCCTCAGGAATGGTGACAGACCAATTTGGCATGATTGGCCTCCTGACATTTATCCGTGCAGCAGAGACTGATCCTGGGATGGTCCATCTGGCACTAGGAAGTGACCTCACAACACTGGGACTCAACCTAAACTCGCCAGA AAACTTGTACCCCAAGTTCGCCTCTCCTTGGGCTTCAGCACCTTGTCGACCTCAAGACATTG ACTTCCATGTTCCATCGGAGTATTTAACCAATATCCACATAAGGGACAAG TTGGCTGCCATTAAACTGGCTCGATATGGTGAAGACCTGTTGTTCTACCTGTACTACATGAATGGTGGAGACCTGCTACAGCTTCTGGCAGCAGTAGAGCT CTTTAACCGGGACTGGAGGTACCACAAAGAGGAACGGGTTTGGATAACAAGGGCGCCTGGCATGGAGCCTACACTGAAGACTAACACCTACGAGAGGGGAACCTACTACTTCTTTGATTGTCTTAACTGGAGGAAAGTAGCCAAG GAGTTTCATCTGGAGTATGACAAGCTGGAGGAGAGGCCTCATGTGCCAACAACGTTTAACTACAACCCAGCCCAGCAGGCCTTCTAA